In Toxoplasma gondii ME49 chromosome X, whole genome shotgun sequence, a single genomic region encodes these proteins:
- a CDS encoding hypothetical protein (encoded by transcript TGME49_236270), with product MLQTRSSSFSSSGFPASGVRNHPFQNVPGTSETQHVAPAARRGAAPSFSSFSNASPPPPPIHSAFLSQSSQFGAFPSPSSFLPGPGLRLQIQQDVRVSSLPPEKHANLFCPVCTRPSVQRCRTVPCRHLSCGSCAEEMRTAGRCSTCGAGVTDLEDLHPSDELHICRETEDCGAAFLNAASLAYHSLMVHQLPALQPLVDAVAASGDAEQTLTQLLRRLREPDERKQTVSSKQIIRPAFPASAASSPSAAPLSSLAGEAVGNPPAAPADLGQVSAVTSSPLSSAVPSSVSAGVRPPGLQSPAGDSREKKTEEQGVVLAPGGLQETAARAAESRGGRDAGIASGVWTPGIGEKGRDEGRVPQQPNVSAAPAAIEEEEDEDLEGVL from the exons ATGTTGCAGACTCGcagttcttcgttttcttcttccggttTCCCTGCTTCCGGCGTTCGAAACCATCCTTTCCAGAACGTCCCCGGCACATCTGAAACTCAGCATGTTGCCCCCGCGGCTCGGCGAGGAGCagcgccttccttctcttctttttctaacgcttcgcctccgccgcctccgaTCCACTCGGCGTTCCTCTCTCAGTCGTCGCAGTTCGGTGCCttcccttcgccttcgtccttcCTGCCGGGACCAGGCCTGCGTCTGCAAATTCAACAGGACGTCCgagtctcgtctctccctccagaGAAACATGCAAATCTCTTCTGTCCAGTCTGCACCCGACCTTCCGTCCAGAGATGTCGCACT gtGCCTTGTCGCCACTTGTCTTGTGGCTCATGCGCAGAAGAGATGCGGACGGCAGGCAGATGCTCGAC GTGTGGCGCCGGTGTGACTGACTTGGAAGATCTTCACCCGTCGGATGAGCTGCACATTTGtcgagagacggaagacTGCGGTGCCGCTTTTCTCAACGCCGCCTCACTCGCGTACCATTCGCTGATGGTGCACCAACTGCCTGCGCTCCAGCCTCTCGTCGACGCGGTGGCTGcctctggagacgcagagcagaCTCTGACacagcttcttcgccgtctccgcgagccagacgaaagaaagcagACTGTTTCCTCTAAGCAGATCATCCGCCCGGCCTTCCCTGCTTCTGCTGCATCGTCCCCCAGCGCTGctcctttgtcttcgctCGCCGGGGAGGCCGTTGGAAATCCGCCGGCCGCACCGGCTGATCTAGGTCAGGTGTCTGCAGTCACGtcgtctccactctcttctgCAGTGCCGTCGTCAGTCTCTGCCGGTGTACGTCCACCTGGTCTCCAGAGTCCGGCCGGCgactccagagagaagaagacggaggagcaAGGGGTGGTGCTGGCGCCTGGGGGTCTCCAGGAGACTGCTGCGCGAGCAGCGGAGAGCCGCGGAGGGCGCGACGCGGGGATCGCCTcgggtgtatggacacctGGGATCGgcgagaagggcagagacgaagggagagTTCCGCAGCAGCCGAATGTTTCCGCGGCTCCGGCGGCGattgaagaagaagaagacgaagatcTCGAGGGCGTTCTGTAG
- a CDS encoding hypothetical protein (encoded by transcript TGME49_236290~Predicted trans-membrane domain (TMHMM2.0):186-209:228-260) encodes MFSGLFRFCRSVFFCFVFPWKLSRFLWPSEPQTSFFSGVAFESLFALSGDMAASCSLQNASTTTRFLVGFTVLASILFALSPAVSSLPALSFAAAQVEAGVQTAFQSFDAHESSQEEAEQGNQFLERLRPKSAAARRTQDPEAGDGLIHEQGLTDDRTIVIKPRAGRGEQVKTTFQKSLRITRGQWFAALFWLFVSYAQLSAASALVPVFNGGSQFLLAYGGLESRLAVIYAAVFGTLLVLFFINALITTLGALVVLLLAEVSDDAGTKKRATARDAVKGKPSSVAEKKQATAAVSPTAVEQGDNN; translated from the exons ATGTTCTCAGGTTTGTTCCGATTCTGCcggtctgtcttcttctgttttgttTTTCCGTGGAAGCTGAGCCGTTTTTTGTGGCCATCCGAGCCGCAAACGTCCTTTTTCAGTGGCGTTGccttcgagtctctctttGCACTTTCCGGCGACATGGCTGCCTCCTGTTCTCTGCAGAACGCCTCAACCACGACCCGCTTTCTTGTCGGGTTTACTGTGCTGGCTTCCATTCTCTTTGCGCTCTcaccagctgtctcctctctccccgccCTCTCGTTCGCTGCTGCCCAGGTGGAGGCCGGTGTCCAGACAGCTTTTCAGAGCTTCGACGCCCACGAATCCTCGCAAGAGGAGGCAGAACAAGGCAATCAGTTCCTCGAGCGCCTTCGACCGAAAAGCGCGGCGGCTCGTAGAACGCAGGATCCCGAGGCAGGGGACGGCCTGATACACGAACAGGGTCTAACCGACGATCGGACCATTGTCATCAAGCCCAGGGCAGGACGCGGGGAGCAAGTGAAAACAACATTTCAAAAGAGCCTCAGAATCACACGAGGCCAGTGG TTCGCCGCGCTGTTCTGGCTCTTCGTTAGCTACGCGCAGCTGTCGGCCGCGTCTGCGCTCGTTCCTGTCTTTAATGGTGGTTCGCAGTTTTTGCTTGCTTACGGCGGGCTGGAGAGCCGTTTG GCTGTGATATACGCCGCCGTCTTCGGAACGTTGCTCGTGTTGTTCTTCATCAACGCACTGATCACGACACTCGGTGCGTTGGTTGTTTTGCTGCTTGCGGAAGTCAGCGACGACGCTGGGACTAAGAAACGAGCCACGGCAAGAGACGCTGTGAAAGGCAAGCCCTCGTCCgttgcggagaagaagcaagcgacagctgctgtctctcccacGGCGGTAGAACAAGGAGACAACAACTAA
- a CDS encoding hypothetical protein (encoded by transcript TGME49_236280): protein MPPMISSEKKRGDCWPTEDTQFPRRHDASDSRFSPHSPPLTSCSLSSPRRPPSSSSHLLSSPSPSGLPSSPRYLLPSSSSSLSSSSSSLSSSSSSSSFSPSSSSTTLSAAPFVPPSLPDSFCFSPVPLPLSDKPVPEHLSEAIRPSAYMTNIWTSTRISRSFSAQDFFLISRSLPNAEYSGGALQPLVLRLKGPSCTAVLGVNGRLSVMGGLTFEQASWQAYRVAYKLRFRLNWRFRERGGDSQHLSQQEEKRRLLVGDHPSAASPSSSLCSPSAAREVEYVHNPQIRFLPEEMKIQQMVCRLNMGGDFRPELEQVEAHPALRGCVVGIKDWLTIRVPLPPSVAEGSERNAETEAPAPRVSREHAPEGKRDNAQSSRFVWRDTCAWSPDASDAEADIAGELFAGLEGGEDSSSPASARRRDGLSGKRRKRERNSSREEERHAPLKPKKGATCIVYRSGRVLVLGCTSTEEIDYAVSFVWPALVGL from the exons ATGCCTCCGATGATTTCctccgagaaaaaacgggggGACTGCTGGCCGACTGAAGACACGCAGTTTCCTCGGCGCCATGACGCCTCGGactcccgcttctctcctcactctcCTCCCTTgacttcttgttctctttcctctccccgtcgtcctccttcttcatcttctcaCTTACTTTCCTCACCCTCCCCGTCCGGTCTTCCTTCATCTCCTCGTtatcttcttccctcttcttcgtcttctttgtcctcttcttcgtcttctttgtcctcttcttcctcttcttcttctttttctccgtcctcttcgtccacTACCTTGTCTGCCGCGCCGTTCGTTCCACCCTCTTTGCCCGATTCTTTCTGCTTCAGTCCGGTTCCGCTGCCTCTGTCCGACAAGCCTGTACCTGAGCATCTTTCGGAGGCGATTCGCCCCTCTGCGTATATGACGAACATCTGGACGTCGACGAGGATCTCCAGGAGCTTCTCTGCCCAggacttcttcctcatctcgCGCTCGCTGCCGAATGCGGAGTACTCTGGCGGCGCCTTGCAGCCACTCGTCCTCAGACTGAAAGGTCCTTCCTGCACCGCCGTGCTGGGGGTCAACGGCCGGCTCTCCGTCATGGGCGGCCTCACCTTCGAACAAGCCAGCTGGCAGGCCTACAGAGTCGCCTATAAGCTCAGGTTCCGACTGAACTGGAGGTTCAGGGAACGAGGTGGAGACTCGCAGCATCTGTCACAG caagaagagaaacggcgCCTGCTTGTGGGAGACCACCCGTCCGCCGCCagtccctcttcttctctctgttcgccCTCCGCTGCGCGAGAGGTGGAGTACGTGCACAATCCCCAGATTCGCTTCCTTCCAGAGGAGATGAAGATTCAGCAGATGGTATGTCGCCTGAACATGGGAGGCGACTTTCGGCCTGAGCTGGAGCAAGTCGAGGCGCACCCTGCGCTTCGAGGATGCGTCGTCGGAATCAAAGACTGGCTCACCATTCGTGTGCCTCTCCCGCCGTCTGTCGCCGAAGGAAGCGAacggaacgcagagacggaggcgcCGGCGCCGCGCGTCTCGCGCGAACATGCGccggaaggaaaaagagacaacgcCCAGAGCTCGCGCTTCGtctggagagacacctgcGCCTGGTCCCCAGATGccagcgacgcagaagccgacATCG ctGGTGAGCTTTTTGCAGGGCTCGAGGGTGGGGAagattcttcttctcccgcttccgcgcggagaagagacggactgtccgggaagagaagaaagcgagaaagaaactcatcccgcgaggaagagagacacgcgccGTTGAAACCAAAAAAAGGCGCCACCTGCATCGTATACAGGAGCGGGAGAGTGCTCGTTCTGGGCTGTACATCCACCGAAGAAATCGACTACGCCGTCAGTTTCGTCTGGCCTGCCCTCGTCGGCCTCTGA
- a CDS encoding hypothetical protein (encoded by transcript TGME49_236520), whose product MASGDVNIQTEKEVPPPLKSGIGEPKKTGYKFPHVFFPYKSRYRSPHRQRWWPGSAPRFLLHSHPKRWAPRRDLSFAFFAFHGLKPFAEKNLYELMHSLPLRGASSYFWREADSDPWKHLGRKANRLQARGVRTQPACDSEVQASGEAGNEAADHKPAGASTGDASQPPQGRGGRKQLVFSPREIYYKRRPFHALVFGRLSVGQLGASPPEAVPPEPERAEKPPDCESKEQRKCAGVSRVLKHPEIIRGLSRVAPPQASLGGWKWRPPKDASRWIFRPKFPLPFRPELFQPDPETHAKNPSA is encoded by the exons ATGGCGAGTGGAGATGTGAACAtccagacagagaaagaagttcCTCCGCCGCTCAAGTCCGGAATCGGAGAGCCCAAGAAGACAGGGTACAAATTCCCTCATGTCTTCTTCCCATACAAGTCGCGCTACAGATCGCCTCACCGAC AGCGCTGGTGGCCCGGCTCAGCTCCTCGCTTTTTGCTCCACTCGCACCCCAAGAGGTGGGCTCCTCGTCGTGACCTCTCCTTTGCGTTCTTTGCTTTCCACGGCTTGAAACCGTTTGCGGAGAAAAACCTCTACGAGCTTATGCACAGCTTGCCTCTCCGCGGCGCCTCCTCGTACTTCTGGCGTGAAGCTGACAGTGACCCTTGGAAGCACTTGGGCAGGAAAGCGAACCGCTTGCAGGCgcggggtgtacgtacacagCCTGCGTGCGACTCAGAGGTCCAGGCCAGTGGAGAAGCCGGGAACGAAGCTGCAGATCACAAGCCGGCGGGAGCCTCCACCGGAGATGCGTCTCAGCCACCccaagggagaggaggacggAAACAACTGGTCTTTTCTCCCAGAGAAATTTACTACAAG cGTCGGCCTTTCCATGCTTTGGTGTTTGGCCGTCTAAGTGTGGGGCAGctcggcgcctctccccCCGAGGCAGTTCCTCCAGAACCTGAACGCGCTGAGAAGCCCCCCGACTGCGAGTCaaaggagcagagaaaatGTGCAGGCGTCTCGCGCGTTCTGAAGCATCCAGAAATCATCCGTGGGCTGTCACGCGTCGCGCCTCCACAAGCTTCGCTTGGGGGATGGAAGTGGAGACCTCCCAAGGATGCCAGCCGATGGATCTTTCGACCCAAATTTCCACTGCCTTTCCGGCCTGAATTGTTTCAACCTGATcccgaaacgcatgcaaaaaacCCCTCCGCCTAA
- a CDS encoding hypothetical protein (encoded by transcript TGME49_236510): protein MQISVGYARRASRGVMALEGLWRNDRISRQADRRLAKGGDVSFSRISTLELPRIHLRGTQAQTRLSVRFHLGESEGGLGRSRGRCLSPRSSSELVGRLRVSPPSSVSAGFLPRPASRTFVNLSRSRLFSPSSHLPAFNFVRRTGSSFLRAHGEDLARDGKAGDWKETSHPCRTEREAGGTVLRRRNPEINGGLEKELNALFRVRALPRGGRTEGLEGRLVEGSRCQDTPRLCMRIPDEAFCLFRPLAHLPTAESWSLTRFSSTRFSTFRPSASSSPASCFPTSSSSSSSSSQSSGAPSSSSPPSPASPFSSSSPYPPPPSPPSSSSSPSPSFPVSSFSSFTPSWAPLSPPSFSGLPPHVDSDLHDPRMSPLPVHHLGLKTPFRSPPGSFSPYTHPPGLRPPASPPVLSSASPCLPPSSSQSYPQSYPQSSSPSASSPPASSPSSSSPQPPFFSHENFLLDTRGSAAAAAAATAALESISRAEKLLAVAGEAAAARALHAARENWEKMANRSSGSGDVDELRQALLLQVAAAETKAAEDALKRAGAFGGASQPPPSRRDLWLLSLSSSLPFVGFGLVDNCIMIVAGDLFDTTLCVTLGLTTMAAAALGNWISDLMGLWLGSRIEALSSRILPIPKPSLTPEQRESPICRKHYYIGTGIGISIGCLLGMAPLLFLDTQEGERRKQQREQARVLHSEVAAALQNYLQAEHVVLYLLDSRDNAFYTLVDGQRVCVPSHSGTPGVVFETGKLISWEGRHVKDNRKTPEPLPEREKSVSLSSLSSLLVASPLCAVINDNSGDRSPASSPSALPSSPSSPACFASLPDNGGETVEVEDAKRRQVETPALLSAFSAFWRRARRQESQNGGTEDAETETNGRASPEEKKRAGERSPTKVSEADGEKTLQAKTGNETHEIGEDVLPLPGVHTPARASEVRHVLAAPVFGFEGNIIGVIEVINPVGRARFSREDRDFLISICPHIAVEIEGHHHLTKILELCRKQVASREKATPVREHEDKRSLELQTDASLY, encoded by the exons ATGCAGATCTCTGTGGGATATGCGAGGAGGGCAAGCCGTGGAGTGATGGCACTTGAAGGTCTGTGGAGAAACGACCGCATCAGTCGGCAAGCAGATAGGAGACTCGCGAAAGGCGGTGACGTTTCGTTTTCACGGATTTCGACTCTGGAGCTCCCAAGAATACACCTGAGAGGCACCCAAGCACAGACGCGTCTGTCTGTGCGTTTCCACCTGGGCGAATCCGAAGGTGGACTTGGCAGGTCGCGAGgacgttgtctctctccgcggaGTTCATCTGAGCTCGTAGGGAGACTGCGAGTATCCccgccttcgtctgtctctgccgggTTCTTACCGCGGCCTGCGTCTCGCACCTTCGTAAACTTGTcgcgttctcgcctcttctctccaagCAGCCACCTTCCGGCCTTCAACTTTGTCCGGAGGACCGGGAGTTCTTTCCTTCGAGCTCATGGCGAGGATCTTgcgagagacggaaaggCAGGCGACTGGAAAGAGACATCACATCCATGTAgaacagagcgagaggctGGGGGAACCGTGTTGCGTCGAAGAAACCCAGAGATAAATGGAGGACTGGAAAAGGAGTTGAATGCGCTGTTCAGAGTGCGAGCTCTCCCGAGGGGAGGCAGAACAGAAGGACTTGAGGGTCGACTAGTAGAAGGAAGCCGGTGTCAAGACACTCCACGCCTTTGCATGCGTATCCCAGACGAAgccttctgtctgtttcgtccTCTCGCGCATCTTCCAACTGCGGAGTCTTGGTCACTCACACGCTTCTCGTCTACGCGTTTCTCAACCTTCCGCccgtctgcctcgtcttctccagcaTCGTGCTTTCCAacctcgtcctcctcttcatcttcttcctcgcagtCCTCCGGtgcgccgtcttcttcttctcccccttctcctgcctctcctttctcttcttcgtctccataTCCTCCCCCTCCTTCCCCaccgtcctcttcttcttctccatctccctcctttcccgtctcttcgttttcttctttcactCCTTCCTGGGCtccgctgtcgcctccttccttttcaggCCTTCCGCCGCATGTCGACTCAGATCTCCATGACCCTCGGATGAGTCCATTGCCAGTGCACCACCTCGGCTTGAAAACTCCATTTCGTTCTCCCCCAGGATCTTTCTCTCCATACACACACCCGCCAGGTCTCCGTCCacctgcttcgcctccagtcctctcctctgcttctccgtgtctcccgCCGTCCTCTTCTCAGTCTTATCCTCAGTCTTATCctcagtcttcttccccgtctgcttcttcgcctcctgcgtcttctccctcttcttcctcgcctcagcctccctttttttcgcatGAGAATTTCCTGTTGGATACTCGGGGGTCTGCAGCTGCGGCCGCGGCTGCGACTGCTGCGTTGGAGAGCATCTCGCGCGCGGAGAAGCTTCTCGCGGTGGCcggcgaggcggcggcggctcGGGCACTTCACGCAGCTCGCGAAAACTGGGAGAAAATGGCCAACAGAAGCAGCGGGTCCGGGGACGTCGACGAGCTCCGCCAGGCGCTTCTCCTGCAAGTCGCTGCGGCAGAGACCAAGGCCGCGGAGGACGCCCTCAAGAGAGCAG GCGCTTTTGGCGGCGCATCACAGCCGCCACCGTCGCGTCGAGATTTgtggcttctgtctctctcttcgagtCTCCCTTTTGTCGGCTTCGGCCTCGTCGACAACTGCATCATGATCGTGGCAGGCGACCTC TTCGACACGACTCTGTGCGTGACGCTCGGCCTGACCACGATGGCAGCTGCAGCGCTGGGGAACTGGATCTCCGACTTGATGGGACTCTGGCTCGGCTCCCGCATCGAGGCTCTCAGCTCGCGGATTCTCCCCATTCCGAAGCCCTC TTTGACACCCGAACAACGCGAGAGCCCCATATGTCGCAAGCACTACTATATTGGAACTGGGATCGGCATTTCGAttggctgtctcctcg GCATGGCGCCTTTGCTTTTCCTCGACAcgcaggaaggcgagagaagaaagcagcagagagaacaagctCGCGTTCTTCACTCGGAAGTCGCTGCTGCCCTCCAGAACTACCTCCAGGCCGAGCACGTAGTCCTTTACCTCCTCGACTCCAGGGACAACGCGTTCTACACTCTCGTCGATGGCCAGCGTGTCTGCGTCCCC TCTCACTCCGGAACTCCCGGCGTTGTTTTTGAGACTGGCAAACTCATCAGCTGGGAAGGGCGGCATGTGAAGGACAACCGGAAGACTCCGGAACCATTGCCGGAACGAGAGAaatccgtttctctctcttccctgtcgtcgctcctcgtcgcttctcctctctgcgcagTCATCAACGATAATTCCGGGGATCGTAGTCCGGCATCGTCTCcttccgctcttccttcctctccctcttctccagcgtGTTTCGCTTCCTTACCAGACAATGGCGGGGAGACAGTTGAAgtggaagacgcgaaaaggagacaagtgGAGACTCCGGCGCTCCTGTCcgcgttctctgctttttgGAGACGCGCGCGACGCCAGGAAAGTCAGAACGGAGGGACGGAGGACgccgaaacagagacaaatgGCCGCGCCTCgcctgaagagaagaaacgagcaggagagaggagcccCACAAAAGTGAGCGAAGCAGATGGGGAGAAGACACTGCAGgcgaagacaggaaacgaaacCCACGAGATCGGTGAAGATGTCCTCCCCTTGCCTGGTGTGCATACACCCGCAAGAGCGTCGGAAGTGAGGCATGTCTTGGCGGCGCCTGTGTTTGGATTCGAG GGCAACATCATCGGAGTGATCGAGGTAATCAATCCCGTCGGCCGGGCTCGCTTCAGTCGCGAGGACAGAGATTTCCTCATCTCCATCTGCCCTCACATTGCAGTTGAAATCGAGGGCCACCATCATCTCACGAAAATCTTAGA GCTGTGTCGAAAGCAGGTTGCCagcagggagaaggcgacgcctGTCCGAGAGCACGAAGACAAGAGGAGCCTCGAACTTCAAACTGACGCTTCGCTCTACTAG
- a CDS encoding DUF298 domain-containing protein (encoded by transcript TGME49_236530) yields MASRGSAHLSQTQQSLLDTFQSVTGCTDRAGATEFLRKHSFDLSRALDTYFAMPQREKAVQMRSAPSQSLRGTLGGSGSSYGASSRGRAAAKAKADDRYRQIAEAFQVYVHPTSEASERGAAAGTAIEVAGLERFAEDLGVGLDDVFFLVFAFFCECAEQGRITKEEFIRGMDRSGVCTVAALREAVPRIRAQLAEDKVLARQVYAYAFTYSLDVGQKALPVDLCVAYWRLLLSETEFPLMTEWYTFVDEEYRKRANAFSKDPWIMLFDFMHAKRASLSLDDYDEEEAWPLVIDEFVEWTRRRRKAKENEAATEAGSAQS; encoded by the coding sequence ATGGCTAGCCGCGGCTCTGCCCATCTCTCCCAAACGCAGCAGAGTTTGCTGGACACGTTCCAGTCGGTCACAGGCTGCACGGACCGGGCGGGGGCCACCGAGTTTTTGCGGAAACACAGCTTCGACCTGAGTCGCGCTTTAGACACGTATTTCGCGATGCCAcagcgcgagaaggcagTGCAGATGAGAAGCGCACCCAGCCAGTCACTGCGCGGAACCCTCGGCGGATCCGGTTCCTCGTacggcgcttcttcgcgcggCAGAGCTGCAGCGAAAGCGAAGGCCGACGACCGGTACCGGCAAATCGCCGAAGCCTTtcaggtgtacgtccacCCAACCAGCGAGGCGAGCGAGCGCGGGGCTGCCGCGGGAACCGCGATTGAAGTTGCGGGTTTGGAGCGTTTCGCGGAAGATCTCGGGGTCGGCTTGGACGATgtgtttttcctcgtctttgcGTTCTTCTGTGAGTGTGCGGAGCAGGGGAGAATCACGAAGGAAGAATTTATCCGTGGCATGGACCGGTCGGGCGTCTGCACAGTGGCCGCTCTCCGGGAAGCTGTGCCGCGAATTCGAGCGCAGCTCGCGGAAGACAAAGTGCTCGCCAGGCAAGTGTACGCTTACGCCTTCACTTACTCTCTAGATGTCGGCCAAAAGGCGCTGCCGGTCGACCTCTGCGTCGCGTACTGGCGCCTGCTGCTGAGCGAAACTGAGTTCCCCCTCATGACGGAGTGGTACACATTCGTCGACGAGGAGTACCGGAAGCGCGCGAATGCCTTCTCGAAAGACCCGTGGATAATGCTCTTCGACTTCATGCATGCGAAAAGagcttccctgtctctcgacGACtacgacgaagaggaggccTGGCCGCTTGTCATCGATGAGTTTGTCGAGTGGACAAGGCGCCGTCGGAAAGCcaaggaaaacgaggcgGCGACAGAGGCCGGGAGCGCACAGTCGTAG
- a CDS encoding hypothetical protein (encoded by transcript TGME49_236400~Predicted trans-membrane domain (TMHMM2.0):241-264:268-288:292-315), translated as MFSGLFRFCRSVFFCFVFPWKLSRFLRPSEPQTSFFSGVAFESLFALSGDMAASCSLQNASTTTRFLVGFAVLASILFALSPAVSSLPALSFAAAQVESGVQAAVHVVEGPHAPAVAEEQQITNVRGESPVENSSGGSGSRPAASGAVEPAAMGEPSERGLDGHRPSRGKPESGKQLLERLRRTSTAARGAQTPKAEELKVQEQGLTDDRTIVIRPRAGPREQLKKALRRNLRITRGQWVKTVLWFAISCVQLSAVSALVHVFNAGLQVLLAYAGIGSFLVVAYSVIFGAMLVWFAINAFGTAVATVIVLLLAEVSDDAGTKKRATARDAVKGKPSSVAEKKQATAAVSPTAVEQGDNN; from the exons ATGTTCTCAGGTTTGTTCCGATTCTGCcggtctgtcttcttctgttttgttTTTCCGTGGAAGCTGAGCCGTTTTTTGCGGCCATCCGAGCCACAAACGTCCTTTTTCAGTGGCGTTGccttcgagtctctctttGCACTTTCCGGCGACATGGctgcttcctgttctctgcaGAACGCCTCAACCACGACCCGCTTTCTTGTCGGGTTCGCTGTGCTGGCTTCCATTCTCTTTGCGCTCTcaccagctgtctcctctcttcccgcCCTCTCGTTCGCTGCTGCCCAGGTGGAGTCCGGTGTCCAGGCAGCTGTCCATGTTGTTGAAGGACCGCATGCACCGGCTGTTGCGGAAGAGCAACAGATAACCAACGTCCGGGGGGAGTCTCCTGTGGAGAATTCTTCTGGCGGCTCCGGGAGCCGCCCTGCGGCTTCTGGCGCTGTTGAACCAGCGGCGATGGGTGAACCATCAGAACGTGGTTTGGACGGCCACCGACCTTCGAGAGGAAAACCAGAAAGTGGCAAACAGCTGCTTGAACGTCTCCGACGCACCAGCACGGCGGCTCGAGGGGCGCAGACGCCAAAGGCAGAGGAACTCAAGGTGCAGGAACAGGGTCTAACCGACGATCGGACCATTGTCATCAGGCCCAGGGCAGGACCGCGAGAACAACTGAAAAAAGCTCTTCGCAGGAACCTTAGAATCACACGAGGCCAGTGG GTCAAAACGGTTCTGTGGTTCGCCATCAGCTGCGTGCAGCTGTCGGCGGTGTCTGCACTTGTCCACGTCTTCAACGCCGGATTGCAGGTGCTGCTCGCTTACGCCGGGATCGGAAGCTTTTTG GTTGTGGCGTATTCTGTCATCTTCGGAGCCATGCTGGTGTGGTTCGCCATCAACGCCTTCGGTACTGCAGTGGCTACAGTGATTGTTTTGCTGCTTGCGGAAGTCAGCGACGACGCTGGGACTAAGAAACGAGCCACGGCAAGAGACGCTGTGAAAGGCAAGCCCTCGTCCgttgcggagaagaagcaagcgacagctgctgtctctcccacGGCGGTAGAACAAGGAGACAACAACTAA